One region of Labrus mixtus chromosome 1, fLabMix1.1, whole genome shotgun sequence genomic DNA includes:
- the LOC132988125 gene encoding secretory phospholipase A2 receptor-like codes for MCQHRDRSNYRFISQTMTWSAAQQLCNYHDKELAVFSDTSTLSSYDFPAWIGLRRNGSTWEWSMELLEFRQWEQTEPGGDDDCVTITSKTKRMTTRDCSSKLPFICYNNNLVLVKENKTWEEALEHCRNMRASHMHYRYELVSVQPGEDYSIVMFSMMDSDTEEVWTGLRFMAGHWWWMNKADMLFDMPVCPVKWQYCGALSKNDTVGMKTRDCLEKKNFLCYRL; via the exons ATGTGTCAGCATCGGGACCGCAGTAACTACAGATTTATATCACAGACGATGACGTGGTCTGCTGCCCAGCAGTTGTGCAATTATCATGACAAGGAACTGGCAGTTTTCAGTGATACCTCCACACTGAGCTCATACGACTTTCCTGCCTGGATTGGTCTGCGTAGAAATG GAAGCACATGGGAGTGGAGCATGGAGTTATTAGAGTTCAGACAATGGGAACAAACTGAGCCTGGAGGCGATGACGACTGTGTCACCATCACCTCTAAGACAAAGCGCATGACTACCAGAGACTGCTCCTCCAAGCTTCCCTTCATCTGCTACAATAACAACCTGGTCCTGGTGAAGGAGAACAAGACCTGGGAGGAGGCACTGGAGCACTGCCGGAACATGAGGGCCTCTCACATGCACTATCGCTATGAGCTGGTCAGTGTGCAGCCTGGAGAAGACTACAGCATCGTGATGTTCTCAATGATGGACTCGGACACTGAGGAG gTGTGGACAGGGCTGCGCTTCATGGCGGGTCATTGGTGGTGGATGAACAAGGCTGACATGTTGTTCGACATGCCCGTCTGCCCCGTGAAGTGGCAGTATTGCGGCGCTTTGTCCAAGAACGACACGGTCGGCATGAAGACCAGAGACTGTTTGGAGAAGAAGAACTTTCTGTGTTACAGACTTTAG